The Borrelia coriaceae sequence GGTTTTTCCACTTGCAATGCCACCACTTAAGATAATTTTACTTTGATTATTTATTTCTATACTGCGTATTACTTCAAGCTGTTTTTTAGTTAAATATTTACTCTCAAACCCTTTAAAATCAACTTCTACTTCTTTAAACTTAATATACTTTAATATATCAATCCCAAATTCACGTTTATAATCCCTTTGCATTTCTTTAAACATTGGTAATTTATATATATCCATTTCTTAACCTTTAAACTTGAAATTTAAAACGTGACTCTACATCTGTTGCTTTTAGCTTTTGCAGCATCTCATAATACAACTGCATTTTCTTAACTTCCCTTTCTTTTTTAAGTTGTGACAGTTGAAGTGTTAAGTCTTCATTACTATTTTCTTCTTGTGAATGTTCACACTCTTTAGAAAGACTTGTAATTTTAGACTCTATTTTATCTATTTGATCATCATGAGTTTTAAGTTCTAACTCTACATACCTACTAAATGAATTTATAAATTCTATTCCTAGAAGGCTACGAGCCATACTAAACTGACTCTTTAAATCTCGGGCTTGCGCATTACTTTGAGACGCATGAAGTAAGATATTAGTTAGAGTATCTTCATGAATAGTAAGCTTATTATTGTTAACATATTCAGAATTGTCTTTAACCGATTCCCATTTGTGTCTCATCTTACTTACATTCGCTTTTGAGACTCCCATTTCCTTTGCAATATTACTGTCATTAAGCTTACCTTCTTTAAAATACACAATATAATCATCAAATGATTTTTTGAATCTACTCATATTCTTTAACACAAATTAACCATTAAGTTAACAAAAATATAATTAATTAACATAAACTCTATAACAAAATAATAAACTTTGCAAAAACAATTAGTAATCATCAATTATATAGACTGGTTACAAAGGAATAATTTATAATAACTTAGATTATATATAAAAACTAAAAAAGGAGAATATTATGAAAATATTTATCAAATTATTAGTACTTTGTAGTACATTACTCTTGTATTGTTGTAATGAGGACAAAATTAATGGCACGTCTGCTAAAGCTATACCACCACATAGAACATTTAGCAAAGGATTAGATAATCCACAGCCTAAACCTCCTGAACAAGACGAAACAAGACCTGATACTTTAACTGCTGATGAAAAGCAAAAATTTGACGTTCTCATAAATGCATTTAATAAAATTATAGAATTAAAACTATTGTCAGATGATGAATTACAAAAAAGTCAAAACTTTTTAAATTGGATACGATCAACAGATGTATCAAAACAAAAAGAATTAGCTAATGATTTTACAACAGTCTATGAGTTCTTAAAAGACAAAAAACCCCCACAATTAAATAATTTAACCATTACTCAACTTATAAATAATTCCTTAAATTGCCAAGCTACAAATCAATGTAATGATAGATATACAAATATTAGAGATGAAGATATACAAATGTTTTTTAGAAATGTTCTATACGAAATAACTCTCACAGGCAGCGTAAATGAAAAGACATTTCAAGCTCTCAAAGCAGAATTACTTAACCTAACTAAACATGTAGATGGTTTATTAGGAGGAAATCAATACGAAATAATGCTAAGAATACAACTAAAAAATGATAATAACCAAACACAGGCTTTTAACTTCTTAATAAATGCTTTTCCACAGGACAAGCGTCATATTGCGTGGCGCGCACTAAAGCTCTTGTTTGAATTCAACGATAATGGAACGACAAAGTCCATAGATCTTGAAAATCTAAAATCTATATTAAATCATATACATACTGAACTTAACAAGTGTAATGGAGATGAAGCTGGTCAAAATAATTTCAGAACTCGCATAACAAACTATTTCGTAAAAGCATATCAAGACGATACATTAAATGCTGACACATTGAATAATTTTGCAACTAAAGTATTAAGCGGTTGTTAAAGGAAAACAAAAAATAAAATACACCTCTCATAATTAAGGCTTGCAAGTAAAGAAAGAGCATTTAAGAGAGGTTAATTTAAAAAAAGTAATAGTTATAAGAAAAGATAAATTAAAGTTATTACAAAAATGGTAAGAGGAATAAAAAAGTTAACTTGAGGTTAACTGATAATAAGAAGTTAAAATTTGTTATACATAAATGCATCACCGTAAAATGCGAAGTTATTAAAAGAGATCATAGAGTAGATATAAAGTAAATAGTTTAGTATTTGTAAATAAGAACAAGAAGTACAGAAGATATTTCTTGTATTTATGTCTTTAAATAGTTTTTAATCTTTAAATAGATACTCTAAAAGAAATATTTTACATACAATGATAAGCATCTAAATTTGACTTTAAGAGTAAGTATTTGCTAAGATTTTTATAGCTAAATTTATATATTTTTAATGTGTTTAGTTAACTTGTAAAGTACATGCAAAAAGAACATTTAATTAATAAGTTAATAAAGCAAAATACACAATTAAATGAAGAACTCGGTCTACTAAAAACTAAGCTTAAAGATAAAAAAACCAAGCAAATAAGAAGTATTCCTATAAGATTTTATCTTAATGATAAGATAATAAGACTAGTAAAGAGATGTATAGAAAAACTTAAAGAAAAAGATCCAATCTCAGGATGGTTTGTATACTTACTCTCAATTACTGGTTGTAGAGGTGTTGAGATTCAAAATGTAAAACTTACTGATATCTCTAAAGAGAGGAGTAGTGATGGTGAAATGTTTTATTCTATTCGTGTAAATGTAGCTAAAAAAAGAAATAGTATATGTATAAGAGAAGTAATAATTAGCAAATCTGAATTCAACTCTATAATGCAAGCGCATCAAAACTACTTTCTATCTAAAGGAAAAGACTCAAGGCGTACATATCTTTTTCAAAAAAGTAAAATTAAATTTAGAGACAATAAAATTAATATAAATGAAATTGCAATTAGGTTTAAAGCATTACTAGTTAAAGCAGGCTTTAAATATCGCAAGTCATTACATATATGCCGTAATATATTTATAGCATCACTTAAAGCTAAAGGATACAATTCATTTGAAATCAAAGAACTCATGAAATACTCATCCACTTCTGAGATTGATAATGTCTATGGTCTATCTAGCGCTAGTAAGATACAAGCTTACAAAGATATCAAAAATAGCTTAAATTAACTACTAGTTTTTGCTAAAATATTGTATAATATTAACAAATGAAAAACTAAACAAGCAAAATTTTACTTCATATAAAAACTAAGAGGCTTTAGGTCTCTATTTTTTTACACATAAATTAATACCTATATACTGAATATTTCCTTTTGGATATACCTAGTATTTTTACAAGTTATACTTGATTTACTAGTTTTGTATGAAGTTGCTAGTATCTCATATTTAGTATGACCAAAAGTATTAGCTACACCCCTTGATAAACCCATATAATTAATATGAAGATTATATTTTAAAAAAAGTTCTAATACCTCCTTATCATCAAATTCACTTATTGCAAACTTCCAATTATATCTCTTCATTTCTATAATGAGCCTTTCTAGACAGTCTAAATTCCAACCCCGATTCTCATGCAAACGACCTCGTGATATTGAATATGGAGGATCAAGATATACAAATGTTGAAGGAATCTTATCTTTCTTAGTTACAGCATTTAAAAAGTCAAATATGTCACGAGAAGTCAATACTGCAAAATTAAGCATTTCTTTGATTTTGGATTTATAAGTATTTAACTTCTCTAAAAATAGTTTCTTAGAATTATTTTTATTAAATTTTATAGTTGTACTACATGTACCATAAATAGAATACAGAGTCCTTAATATGACATATTCTATTTTATCTTGATTCTCATTTATAACTCTGTCATAAATAATTGCTTCTCTTACACGCCTGTAAAGCAAATCAGGATCTTGTTTTAAAAAATAAAAAAGCTTGTATATAAACTTAGAATTATCATTTAGTATGTTATAACAAGCTAATGGTTTTGCAAAAAATATAGATCCAGTACCAAAAAATCCTTCGATATATAAAGTATGTTTAGGAAAAAGACTTATAATGTTGGCTTTGTACCTATACTTACTTCCTTCTCTATTTAATAATTTCAAATTTTATTAAATACCCTTTTTGATGTAACTTGATATTCCTTACCTTTTCCATCAAGACATAATGAGTCATAACACACTAAGGAATTATTAGTTGCCATAAAATGATAACCCTCAATACCTTTGATTTTAACTTCACTTATTTCAAATTCATTCAATTTACATTTATAAGAATGGTGTTCCCATCTTACATCACTATTAATACCATAGTATTTAAGTATTTTGCATGGATTTAAAATAAAACAATTGCATTTCATATATCCTAAATCAACAAACTTGTGATAATTAACATTAATATCATTGATACTAAACTGTAATTTCTTAAAGTTTGCTATGTAATAATGAAGAGATAAAAAGTAACATCCCCAGCGCTGTATCTGAAGAACTAGCTTGGGATCATCTTGTTTTACCCACATCTTTAACCTTTAACCTCCTTATTAAAAACTTAAGCTATCTCTATAGAAAACCCTAAACTTAAAGCCTCATTAAAAAAACACAACATCCGATCTAAAAACATAGATAATTTAAATGACTTATTTACAAAAAGACTCTTCTTATTAATCTTGGTGATTCCACATTCAAAAGCTTCTTCATAATCTTCTTTGCAAAATCCCAAAAATAAATCGAGACACCACTTAGCATTGCTTACAGTAAACCCTTGCTTATTAAGATTTTCAAACATAATGTCTCCAGCATCATCTTTCCTATTAAATAAAACATTTTCAAAATCATCACTATTACTAATCATTTCTTTTACAATCTCACTCTTAGAGATAACCTTACCCAAATTTAAACTCCTTGGCTTCTAATCATTAAAATGGAATATCTTCATCAAACTCTTCTTTAGAGTTAATATAACTAGTTTTTTGAACATTATTATGTGAGGTTAAAACTTGAATCTCATCAACTAAAATACTGTACTTACTTTTATTCTCACCAGTACGCTTACAAGACCAACTCTCATGACGCAATGATCCAGTAATTACAACTTGTGTTCCCTTAGTAAGAAGCTGAATTAAACTCTCAGACCTCTTACCAAATAAAACACAATCAAAAAAGTGAGAATGGTTAGTGAATTTATCATCTTTCTTAAATCCCCTATTATTAGCTAAAGTAAACTTTAAAGCAGGAATTTTATTACCAAAATAAGCAAATTCACAGTCCCTAGTTAAACGACCCGACATACTTAAACAATTAATATCAAACATTAGAATTTTCCTTATCTTTTAATCTACTTAGCATTTCCATGCGTATTAAGTCACGTTCGAATCGTTTTAGGTCTGCTAAAAATTCTTGTTTTGAGCATAGATTATAAACAACTCTTTCTATAATCCTTTTGCAAAGCCCACACAAGAACTTTATAAGTTTATAAGATATAAATAAGGATAATACTATCATCAAGCCCATGTGTTTCCTCTCCTAAACAGCACTTATACTAGATGTAGACCAATCATTATCTAAATCTAAACTATCAAAATTGAAGTTAATATCACCACCTAAAGACTTAAATCTATCCTTAATAGCTCTCTTAGTTGTATCTATAGAGAATAGATTGCCTTCAAGATAATAATGTATATGTTCAAGTAAAGAGAATTCTCCTAAAACTGAGTTTATACATAATTTAAGCTTATCTTTAATAGGCTTTGTTATCTTATCTAACTCTAACTTATGTTTTTTTTTAGTATCATTCTCTACTTTGTCAATTTTACATTGTAAATCATTAATCTCTAATAAGCATCCCTTTAAACGTTGATTCTCATAAGAATTAGTATCTAAATCAACAGACTTTACAAAATCTAAAAAATCAATCTTGTAATTTGATTTAGATAATTCATTATATAAGCAACTAGCCTTAAAGAAATTATCTATAAGAGTAATTAATGCGTCTAAATTAATATTTTTGACATCACAATTTTGTTTTAAATATCTAGCAATACGATTAACTTCACTCTCAAGTTTTTCAATACCAAACATTACCTTACTAATAAAAGCATCATTTCTATCTATTACACAGTTAATAGCATCATTA is a genomic window containing:
- a CDS encoding DUF603 domain-containing protein; its protein translation is MSRFKKSFDDYIVYFKEGKLNDSNIAKEMGVSKANVSKMRHKWESVKDNSEYVNNNKLTIHEDTLTNILLHASQSNAQARDLKSQFSMARSLLGIEFINSFSRYVELELKTHDDQIDKIESKITSLSKECEHSQEENSNEDLTLQLSQLKKEREVKKMQLYYEMLQKLKATDVESRFKFQV
- a CDS encoding Mlp family lipoprotein, which produces MKIFIKLLVLCSTLLLYCCNEDKINGTSAKAIPPHRTFSKGLDNPQPKPPEQDETRPDTLTADEKQKFDVLINAFNKIIELKLLSDDELQKSQNFLNWIRSTDVSKQKELANDFTTVYEFLKDKKPPQLNNLTITQLINNSLNCQATNQCNDRYTNIRDEDIQMFFRNVLYEITLTGSVNEKTFQALKAELLNLTKHVDGLLGGNQYEIMLRIQLKNDNNQTQAFNFLINAFPQDKRHIAWRALKLLFEFNDNGTTKSIDLENLKSILNHIHTELNKCNGDEAGQNNFRTRITNYFVKAYQDDTLNADTLNNFATKVLSGC
- a CDS encoding tyrosine-type recombinase/integrase translates to MQKEHLINKLIKQNTQLNEELGLLKTKLKDKKTKQIRSIPIRFYLNDKIIRLVKRCIEKLKEKDPISGWFVYLLSITGCRGVEIQNVKLTDISKERSSDGEMFYSIRVNVAKKRNSICIREVIISKSEFNSIMQAHQNYFLSKGKDSRRTYLFQKSKIKFRDNKININEIAIRFKALLVKAGFKYRKSLHICRNIFIASLKAKGYNSFEIKELMKYSSTSEIDNVYGLSSASKIQAYKDIKNSLN
- a CDS encoding DNA adenine methylase, which produces MKLLNREGSKYRYKANIISLFPKHTLYIEGFFGTGSIFFAKPLACYNILNDNSKFIYKLFYFLKQDPDLLYRRVREAIIYDRVINENQDKIEYVILRTLYSIYGTCSTTIKFNKNNSKKLFLEKLNTYKSKIKEMLNFAVLTSRDIFDFLNAVTKKDKIPSTFVYLDPPYSISRGRLHENRGWNLDCLERLIIEMKRYNWKFAISEFDDKEVLELFLKYNLHINYMGLSRGVANTFGHTKYEILATSYKTSKSSITCKNTRYIQKEIFSI
- a CDS encoding DUF261 family protein is translated as MWVKQDDPKLVLQIQRWGCYFLSLHYYIANFKKLQFSINDINVNYHKFVDLGYMKCNCFILNPCKILKYYGINSDVRWEHHSYKCKLNEFEISEVKIKGIEGYHFMATNNSLVCYDSLCLDGKGKEYQVTSKRVFNKI
- a CDS encoding single-stranded DNA-binding protein, producing the protein MFDINCLSMSGRLTRDCEFAYFGNKIPALKFTLANNRGFKKDDKFTNHSHFFDCVLFGKRSESLIQLLTKGTQVVITGSLRHESWSCKRTGENKSKYSILVDEIQVLTSHNNVQKTSYINSKEEFDEDIPF